The Janthinobacterium tructae genome contains the following window.
CAAGCCGGCCCTGGTCCTCCTGGCCGTGGCCGCCGTTGCCGCCAGCTGGCTGCGCCGCAAGCGCTGAACGCCAGCCATGTTGCACAGGAACGCCGTCATTGACGGCGTTTTTTTTTGCCTGCACCCAAGGTCCGACACGCACTGACGCAATCCCTTACAATGATTTACGCCGCATTCCGCGCGGTGGACAGAGGGGCCATCTTGATGACGAATTCGAAGACACCGATCAATCAGTTAAATCCCTCGCGCCTGCGCATCGTGCTGGTACTGCAGGGTGGCGGTGCACTGGGCGCCTACCAGGCCGGCGTCTACCATGCGCTGCACGAACATGGCCTGGTGCCCGACTGGGTAGTGGGTACTTCGATCGGCGCCATCAATGCCGCCATTTTGGCCGGCAACAAGCACGAGGACCGGCTGGTGCGGCTGAAACAGTTCTGGCAGCGCGTGGCGCACCGCGACAGCATCGACATGAATCTGGTATCGGACCAGCAGCGCCGCTCGAACATCTGGCTGGCCACGCTCGATACGGTACTGCGCGGCGTGCCCGGCTTCTTCAAGCCGCGTTCGTTCAGCTTGTTCCCGGCAGGAATCGCCGTCAAGCCGGAAGACGCCAGCTATTACGACACGAGCGAGCTGGCCAGCACCCTCGGAGAACTGGTCGATTTCGATTACCTGAACCAGCCGGGCAGCATGCGCCTGACGGTCAACGCGCTGCGCGTCAAATGCGGCAGCCTCACCAGTTTCGACAGCCAGCAGCAACCCTTGACAGCGGACCATATCCGCGCCAGTGGCGCCTTGCCGCCGGGCTTTGCCGGTGTGCGCGTCGATGGCGACCTGTACTGGGACGGAGGTCTGTACTCAAACACGCCGCTGGAAACCGTGCTCGACGACACGCCCCACGTCGACACGCTGGTCTTCATGGTGGATTTATGGAGTTCGGAAGGCCCGGAACCGACCACCCTGGACGAAGTGCAGACGCGGCAAAAGGATGTCACCTTTGCGTCGCGCTCGAAGCGGCATATCGCCGATTATGTCAATACGCACACCTTGCAGCGCAAATTGCGCGAACTCTACGCCGGTCTGCCCGATACAAAGCACAACCGCCAGCAGACGGAAGAGCTGGTAGCGCTGGGCTGCGACAGCACCATGCACATCGTGCGCCTGCCGTACGCGGGGCGCGACTGGCACATGGCGGCCAAGGACATCAATTTCTCCAGGGGCTCCATCGAGTGGCGCTGGGAGCAGGGCTACCAGGACGCCTTGCGCGCCATCAAGGCGGCCGGTTGGCTGGCTTTTGTTACGCAAGACACGCCGCTGGTGGTGCACGAGCTACCACCCTACGAGCGCGACGCCGCTTAGTGACGCCTGTCAAAACCTGCTGCGCGTCGGTATAGGCGGCCTGCGATGCTCACCGGCTCGGCGCCCCCGTACAGAGTACGGTTGCGCTTCTTAGCCAGCTCTCCCTTCCGCTCGCGACGGTTTTGTCAGGCGTTGCAGTTTGTCTGGCGTCGCAACAGCACGGCGCATCACTGCGGATGGGCTGCCTCGCGCAGTTTTTCCGCATGTGCCATGTCTTGCCGGTAAGTGTCTTGTGCATCTTTCAGGCAGCTGGCGCGCGTGGCGGAGGGTTCCGAACGACACGCTTTTTTGGCCTCGCCCAGGGCGGCGGCGATTTCCTTGCGCAGGGTGCGCAGCTGGGCTTGCGCCGTGCTGTCTTCCTGGTACCAGCGTTGCGGGTCGCCCGGCTGCGGCGTGGCCGTCTGGGCCAAGGCCAGTGGCGCCAGGCTGCAGGCGAACACGGTGGCCAAGAGTGTGTTGTGGATAGTCATGATATTTCCTCCTTAAAATAAAAAAGGCGCCGCAGCGCCTTTTTTTACAACCTGCCCGTCAGTAATAGCAGGATCAGTATCACGACGACCAGGCCAGCGATGCCGCTGGGGCCGTAACCCCAGTTGCGGCTATGCGGCCAGGTAGGCAGGACGCCGACCAGGGCGAGGATCAAGATGATCAGAATGATGGTGCCCATGGCAACTCCTTGTTATCGTACGACTTATGCGGGATGGCGGACGCTTGCTGGCAAGCTACGCCGAAAATTAATAGCGGTAGACGCGGCCGTCAACGACGCGCACGCGGTTGCCCGGACGCAAGTCATTCGCGTTGTCCTGCACTACGGTGCGGTATTCGCCGTTGTCGAGGCGCACGCTGATCTGGTAAGCCTGCGCTTGCTGCCTGCGGCCTTCCACCTGGTTGCCGACTACGCCGCCGGCGACGGCACCCGCCACAGTGGCGGCCGTGCGTCCGCCGCCCGAGCCGATGGTATTGCCCAGCAGGGCGCCGGCGATGCCGCCGACCACGGCGCCGGCGCCGCTGGTTTGACCGCCACCCTGCACGATCTGGATGGAGTCGACGGTGCCGTACATGGCGGACTCAGGCTGGTTGGCCGGGTAATATTGTTGTGACTGGGTAGGGCCGGTGGCGCAACCGCTGAGTACGGCGGTGGCGGCGAGCATCAGTGCAGCCAAGGTGGCGTTGGTTTTCATTTTATTCTCCTGACGAGGTGAGGGTGTAGTGCCATCTTAGTCACGCCCCTGTCCTTGGTCTGTACGCTGCCGCACGCACTTATTTGCGGTCGAACTGGCATTGTGGGCTCGAGCGATCCAGCAAAACGTTGTTATTTCTCCCTGTCTGCCTTCTGCTTTCAAAATAAATTACTTGTGTACGGCAGCGTACAGAAGAGCGGCGACTATCCACGTAAAACGGTAGTCATGCCAAGCAGACATGCTTGGTGCCACCAGGGAGAAATACAATATGAACAAGAATAAGCTCTTCACCGCCATCGTCGTCAGCCTGGCATGCGCCGCCTGGGGCGGCCAGGCCGTGGCCGCCACGCCGGAAGCGAAAGCAGCCTACAAGGCAGCCAATGAACAGGCGGGCCTGAATTACAAGCTGGCGCATGCCGAGTGCGAAAAAATCACGGGCAACCCGAAGGATGTTTGCATCGCCGAAGCGAAGGCCGTGCGCACCTACGATGAAGCGGTGGCTCAGGCGCAATATACGAATACCCTGCGTGCCTACACCAAGGCGCGTATCAAGATTGCCGATGCCAACTACGACGTCGACCTGGCGCGCTGCAATGCGCTGACGGGCAACGACAAGGATGTCTGCGTCAAGCTGGCCAAGTCCACCAAGGTGGCGGCCCTGGCTGACGCCAAGGCAGACAAGAAAGTCATCGAAGCGCGCAGCGATGCGCGCGAAGCAAAGAGAAAAGCCGAGTACAAGGTCGCGACAGAAAAATGCGATGCATTGGCCGGCGCAGCCAAGGATGACTGTATCAAGGCTGCAAAAACCCAGTTTGGTTACTGAGCGCCATCCAGCGCGCAGTCACCACACTGGTATAAGAAGCTCATTGTGAGCACATTGATTGACCACTTCTAAGGAAAAAACCATGAAATTCACTAAATCTATCGCTACTGGCCTGTTCATCGCTTCCCTGTTCGCCGTTGCAGGTTGCGCTTCGACCCCAACCAAAGAAGGCACGGGCGAGTACATCGACGACGCGGCCATCACCACCAAAGTGAAAGCCAGCATCTTCAATGAGCCTACCCTGAAATCGACGGAAATCAACGTTGAAACCTTCAAGGGCGTGGTTCAGCTGAGCGGCTTCGTTGCCCAGCCAGCCGATGCCGCCAAAGCGGGCGAAATTACCCGTGGCGTCAAGGGTGTGAAGTCGGTGAAAAACGACATCCGCGTCAAGTAATAGCCTGACCTGCCGCAGCGGCCAGCCCCAGGGCTGGTCCTGTGGCCCTCCACCGACCGTCGCGGGAATCGCATGCATATCCAGCCTACAGATACCCCGCCCGAGCCGGTGGCG
Protein-coding sequences here:
- a CDS encoding patatin-like phospholipase family protein, producing MTNSKTPINQLNPSRLRIVLVLQGGGALGAYQAGVYHALHEHGLVPDWVVGTSIGAINAAILAGNKHEDRLVRLKQFWQRVAHRDSIDMNLVSDQQRRSNIWLATLDTVLRGVPGFFKPRSFSLFPAGIAVKPEDASYYDTSELASTLGELVDFDYLNQPGSMRLTVNALRVKCGSLTSFDSQQQPLTADHIRASGALPPGFAGVRVDGDLYWDGGLYSNTPLETVLDDTPHVDTLVFMVDLWSSEGPEPTTLDEVQTRQKDVTFASRSKRHIADYVNTHTLQRKLRELYAGLPDTKHNRQQTEELVALGCDSTMHIVRLPYAGRDWHMAAKDINFSRGSIEWRWEQGYQDALRAIKAAGWLAFVTQDTPLVVHELPPYERDAA
- a CDS encoding DUF3309 family protein, whose product is MGTIILIILILALVGVLPTWPHSRNWGYGPSGIAGLVVVILILLLLTGRL
- a CDS encoding glycine zipper 2TM domain-containing protein produces the protein MKTNATLAALMLAATAVLSGCATGPTQSQQYYPANQPESAMYGTVDSIQIVQGGGQTSGAGAVVGGIAGALLGNTIGSGGGRTAATVAGAVAGGVVGNQVEGRRQQAQAYQISVRLDNGEYRTVVQDNANDLRPGNRVRVVDGRVYRY
- a CDS encoding BON domain-containing protein, with the protein product MKFTKSIATGLFIASLFAVAGCASTPTKEGTGEYIDDAAITTKVKASIFNEPTLKSTEINVETFKGVVQLSGFVAQPADAAKAGEITRGVKGVKSVKNDIRVK